One segment of Panicum virgatum strain AP13 chromosome 1K, P.virgatum_v5, whole genome shotgun sequence DNA contains the following:
- the LOC120704020 gene encoding receptor kinase-like protein Xa21, with amino-acid sequence MSMRGCWSLLCMLGLRVVLTMATPASGGGGGDEAALLAIKAELGCGGGSGGALASWNGSTGFCSWEGVSCTRGRNPPRVVVLSLWRQGLAGTLSAAVGNLTFLRALELGFNWLHGEVPASLGRLRRLRYLDLGYNTVSGEIPANLSSCVAMEQMFLDANNLVGRIPAELGDRLTQVQVLRLKNNSLTGPIPASLANMSSLWHLALANNQLDGPIPPGLAALAGLRHLDLAVNKLDGALPISMYNLSLLRVFHVEGNRLLGSIPADIGGKFPVMEDFSLANNRLTGGIPSSISNLTTLTSLQLSINGFTGLVPRDLGRLHRLQYLYMPHNLLEAGDTEGWEFITSLANCSRMLQLSLSDNSFGGQLPSSVVNLSATLQYFYLSDCTFSGSIPEDIGNLVGLEILSFSNTSISGVIPNSIGKLANLVQLGLYRTGLSGLIPSSLGNLTRLNMIIAYSNNLEGPVPPSLGKLTNLYLLDLSANYRLNGSIPRAIFLPSLYSLNLSYNSFSGPLPSEVGNMVNLNKLILSGNRLSSQIPDSTGNCLVLESLMLDDNMFEGSIPQSLQNVKGLRVLNLTANRLSGTIPDTLSNINDLQELYLARNNLSGLIPASLQKLASLLTFDASFNDLQGQVPNGGVFANLTAISVTGNSKLCGGIPQLRLAPCPTHTTRDSKTDRSKSLMISLTTTGATLLLVSVAVTIWKLKQRPRSQALPTVTEEGFQRVSYQALLRGTDGFSESNLLGKGRYGAVYKCTLEGEDTPVVLKVFNLQQSGSSKSFQAECEVLRRVRHRCLIKIITCCSSIDNQGQDFKALVMDLMPNGSLDGWLHPKYSIATLNNTLSLAQRLDIAVHVIDALDYLHSHCQPPIVHCDVKPSNILLAEDMSARVGDFGISRILLESANKVGQNSSSTIGIRGSIGYVAPEYGDGSPISTLGDVYSLGILLLEMFTGRSPTDDMFRESVDLHKFSEAALPDRVLEIADPTIWVHNDANDKITRSIVQECLVSIIRIGISCSKKQPRERMPIRDAAVEMHAIRDAHLVLISNHSCGGT; translated from the exons ATGTCGATGCGCGGCTGCTGGAGTTTGCTATGTATGCTCGGCCTCCGCGTCGTCCTGACGATGgccacgccggcgagcggcggcggcggcggcgatgaggcCGCGCTGCTCGCCATAAAGGCCGAgctcggctgcggcggcggctctggcggCGCGCTGGCCTCGTGGAACGGCAGCACCGGCTTCTGCAGCTGGGAGGGGGTGTCCTGCACCCGCGGTAGGAACCCGCCGCGGGTGGTGGTGCTAAGCCTGTGGAGGCAAGGGCTTGCCGGGACGCTCTCCGCGGCCGTCGGGAACCTCACGTTCCTGCGAGCGCTCGAGCTGGGGTTCAACTGGCTGCACGGCGAGGTCCCCGCGAGCCTGGGccgtctccggcgcctccgtTACTTGGACCTTGGCTACAACACCGTCTCCGGCGAGATCCCGGCCAACCTGAGCTCGTGCGTGGCCATGGAGCAGATGTTCCTCGACGCCAACAACCTCGTCGGCCGCATACCTGCCGAGCTCGGGGACAGGCTGACGCAGGTCCAGGTGCTCCGTCTCAAGAACAACAGTCTCACCGGTCCCATCCCGGCGTCGCTCGCCAACATGTCGTCCCTGTGGCACCTCGCCCTCGCCAACAACCAGCTCGACGGCCCGATCCCACCGGGactcgccgccctcgccggcctTCGGCATCTTGACCTCGCCGTGAACAAGCTGGACGGTGCGCTCCCGATCTCCATGTACAATCTGTCGTTGCTGAGGGTCTTCCATGTGGAAGGGAACCGGCTGCTTGGCAGCATTCCTGCTGACATCGGCGGCAAGTTCCCCGTCATGGAGGATTTCAGCCTTGCCAACAACAGGCTCACCGGAGGAATCCCTTCTTCCATCTCGAATCTCACCACTCTCACAAGCTTGCAGCTCTCAATCAACGGATTCACCGGACTTGTGCCTCGCGATCTCGGGAGGCTGCATCGTCTTCAGTATCTGTACATGCCTCACAATCTGCTTGAGGCAGGCGACACGGAGGGCTGGGAGTTCATCACTTCGCTGGCCAACTGCAGCCGGATGCTGCAACTGAGCCTCAGTGACAACTCCTTCGGTGGACAACTGCCCAGCTCCGTGGTAAACCTGTCAGCCACGCTCCAGTATTTCTATCTGTCAGATTGTACTTTCTCTGGCAGCATCCCGGAGGACATTGGCAATTTAGTTGGACTAGAAATACTTTCTTTCTCAAACACCTCGATATCTGGAGTGATCCCCAACAGCATCGGTAAACTTGCAAACTTGGTTCAGCTTGGCTTGTACAGGACTGGGTTATCAGGGCTTATACCATCGTCACTTGGAAACCTTACACGGCTGAACATGATTATTGCATACAGTAACAACTTGGAAGGACCAGTCCCGCCAAGCCTCGGCAAACTAACAAATCTATATCTTCTTGATCTATCAGCAAACTACCGCTTAAATGGTTCAATACCGAGGGCAATTTTTTTGCCTTCCCTTTATAGCTTGAACTTATCATACAATTCATTCTCTGGACCCCTTCCATCAGAAGTTGGTAACATGGTTAACCTCAACAAGTTGATCCTATCAGGAAACCGACTGTCCAGCCAAATCCCTGATTCTACTGGGAATTGCCTAGTCCTAGAGTCATTGATGCTGGATGACAACATGTTTGAAGGAAGCATACCGCAATCTCTGCAGAATGTAAAAGGGCTCCGGGTACTGAACCTGACCGCCAACAGATTGTCTGGTACGATACCTGACACTCTTAGCAACATCAACGACTTGCAAGAGTTGTATTTAGCGCGTAACAACCTGTCAGGACTGATCCCAGCATCTCTGCAGAAATTAGCATCGTTGCTCACATTCGATGCGTCATTCAATGATTTGCAAGGTCAAGTGCCGAACGGGGGTGTTTTCGCAAACTTGACCGCCATATCTGTAACTGGAAACAGCAAGCTGTGTGGTGGAATACCTCAGCTTCGCTTGGCTCCATGCCCCACACATACTACAAGAGACAGCAAAACAGATAGGTCCAAGTCTCTGATGATTTCTCTGACCACAACGGGAGCAACGCTGTTGCTAGTTTCAGTCGCTGTTACTATTTGGAAGCTTAAACAAAGACCAAGAAGTCAAGCTCTACCCACAGTTACCGAGGAAGGCTTCCAAAGAGTTTCGTATCAGGCATTGTTGCGAGGAACAGATGGATTTTCAGAATCTAACTTGCTTGGCAAAGGAAGATATGGAGCGGTTTACAAATGCACATTAGAAGGTGAGGATACACCTGTAGTTCTAAAAGTATTCAACCTTCAACAATCAGGATCGTCTAAGAGTTTCCAGGCTGAATGTGAGGTGCTGAGAAGGGTACGTCACCGTTGTCTCATAAAGATCATCACATGCTGTTCAAGCATCGATAATCAAGGTCAAGATTTCAAGGCATTAGTAATGGACCTCATGCCCAACGGGAGCTTAGATGGTTGGCTACATCCGAAATACAGCATTGCCACTCTAAACAATACTCTGAGCCTCGCTCAGAGGCTAGATATTGCTGTTCATGTTATTGATGCTCTGGACTATCTTCATAGTCACTGTCAGCCACCAATAGTTCATTGTGATGTCAAGCCAAGCAACATTCTTCTTGCAGAAGACATGAGTGCCCGAGTTGGAGACTTTGGTATATCAAGGATCCTGCTTGAAAGTGCAAACAAAGTTGGGCAAAATTCAAGTAGCACAATCGGAATAAGAGGCTCAATTGGCTATGTTGCTCCAG AATATGGTGATGGTTCTCCAATCTCAACTCTTGGTGATGTTTATAGCCTTGGGATATTGCTACTTGAGATGTTTACGGGCAGGAGCCCAACGGATGATATGTTTAGAGAATCAGTAGACCTTCACAAGTTTTCAGAGGCTGCTCTCCCTGACAGGGTCTTGGAGATAGCTGATCCGACAATATGGGTGCACAATGACGCCAACGATAAGATCACAAGAAGCATAGTTCAGGAGTGTTTGGTCTCTATCATTAGGATTGGCATATCATGCTCAAAGAAGCAACCCAGAGAGCGAATGCCGATACGAGATGCAGCCGTGGAGATGCATGCTATCAGAGATGCACACCTGGTGTTAATTAGCAACCACTCTTGCGGTGGAACATGA
- the LOC120704000 gene encoding digalactosyldiacylglycerol synthase 1, chloroplastic-like isoform X1: MEAGASPPRSVSVGGGGGGFGGARGDDSAFSFLSKGWREVRDSATADLRLMRARAYSLRTLADRELEHLLASASTALAAAPPLAAGAPIAELEFVRTRIQPKISELRRRYASRERDLGRRVLEGWAPGGPARARVDLSGITAIRNAIVSEADGGERWRRAAWKGEAEEGKEWEVVRMIRDGIKEFERRNQTSEIFEGLRSTGELVEKFKSSLKSFNMESQGAKEIPPLDLTEILANLVRQSEPFLDQLGVRRDQCDRLVDALYRKQNHSLSEDTSLLVNDNSSDELDLRIASVVQSTGYHADDCLWSEPAKYEVSSDNKRHVAIVTTASLPWMTGTAVNPLFRAAYLAKGTKQDVTLVVPWLCKSDQELVYPNSMTFSSPEEQETYIRNWLEERLGFESNFKISFYPGKFSKERRSITPAGDTSQFIPSREADIAILEEPEHLNWYHHGKRWTDKFNHVVGVIHTNYLEYIKREKNGALQAFLVKHINNWVTRAYCDKVLRLSAATQDLPKSIVCNVHGVNPKFLKIGEKITADRESGEPSFSKGAYFLGKMVWAKGYRELIDLMAKHKSDLEGFKLDVYGSGEDSHKVQSTARKLDLSLNFFKGRDHANNSLHGYKVFINPSISDVLCTATAEALAMGKIVICAEHPSNEFFMSFPNCLTYKTSEEFVTRVKEAMDREPQPLTPEQRYNLSWEAATERFMEYSDLDKVLNDEVVQPGQARTRNKSRRTSQPNLSDIMDGGLAFAHRCLTGSEVLRLATGAIPGTRDYDKQHCVDMGLLPPQVQNPVYGW, from the exons ATGGAGGCGGGGGCGTCGCCGCCCCGGTCGGTatccgtcggcggcggcggcggcggcttcggagGGGCGCGCGGCGACGACAGCGCCTTCTCGTTCCTCTCCAAGGGGTGGCGCGAGGTGCGGGACTCCGCCACCGCCGACCTGCGCCTCATGCGCGCGCGGGCCTACTCCCTCCGCACGCTCGCGGACCGCGAGCTCgagcacctcctcgcgtccgcctccaccgcgctcgccgccgcgccgccgctcgccgcggggGCGCCCATCGCCGAGCTCGAGTTCGTGCGCACCCGGATCCAGCCCAAGATCTCCGAGCTGCGGCGCCGGTACGCGTCGCGGGAGCGGGACCTCGGCCGCCGGGTGCTCGAGGGCTGGGCCCCGGGCGggcccgcccgcgcccgcgtcgacCTCTCCGGGATCACCGCCATCCGCAACGCCATCGTCTccgaggcggacggcggcgagcggtggAGGCGCGCCGCGTGGaagggggaggcggaggaggggaaGGAGTGGGAGGTGGTCAGGATGATACGGGACGGCATCAAGGAGTTTGAGCGTCGGAACCAAACCAGCGAGATTTTCGAGGGGTTGCGCAGTACCGGCGAGCTCGTTGAGAAATTCAAGTCCAGCCTG AAATCATTCAACATGGAGTCTCAAGGAGCCAAG GAAATCCCTCCACTGGATCTAACTGAAATACTGGCAAATCTAGTAAGGCAGTCTGAACCATTTTTGGATCAACTTGGTGTACGAAGAG ATCAATGTGACAGGCTAGTGGACGCATTGTATAGGAAACAAAATCATTCCCTTTCAGAAGACACATCCTTGCTTGTAAATGATAACTCATCAGATGAACTTGACTTGAGAATCGCCAGTGTGGTTCAAAGTACTGGTTATCATGCTGATGATTGTCTCTGGAGTGAACCTGCAAAGTATGAGGTCTCATCAGACAATAAAAGACATGTGGCTATTGTCACCACAGCAAGCCTTCCTTGGATGACAGGAACAGCAGTTAATCCATTGTTCCGTGCAGCATATCTTGCAAAAGGTACCAAACAAGATGTGACTCTTGTAGTTCCTTGGCTCTGCAAATCAGACCAAGAACTAGTATACCCAAATAGCATGACCTTCAGTTCACCAGAAGAGCAGGAAACTTATATAAGGAACTGGCTAGAGGAAAGACTTGGCTTTGAATCAAACTTCAAGATATCATTCTATCCTGGCAAG TTCTCAAAGGAGCGGCGTAGCATCACTCCTGCTGGTGATACGTCTCAGTTCATTCCGTCAAGAGAAGCTGATATAGCAATATTGGAAGAACCAGAGCATCTCAACTGGTATCATCATGGGAAACGCTGGACTGACAAGTTCAACCATGTTGTTGGTGTAATTCATACAAACTACCTGGAATATATCAAGAGAGAGAAGAATGGAGCTCTTCAAGCTTTTCTAGTTAAACACATCAACAATTGGGTGACCAGAGCATACTGTGACAAG GTTTTGCGTCTTTCTGCAGCAACTCAAGATTTACCGAAGTCTATTGTCTGCAATGTTCATGGCGTAAACCCAAAGTTTCTGAAGATTGGAGAGAAAATTACTGCAGATAGGGAGAGTGGTGAGCCGTCATTTTCCAAGGGAGCATATTTTCTTGGGAAGATGGTTTGGGCCAAGGGTTATAGGGAACTGATAGATTTGATGGCTAAACATAAAAGTGACTTGGAAGGATTCAAGTTAGATGTATATGGAAGTGGTGAGGACTCGCATAAAGTTCAGTCTACTGCCAGGAAGCTGGATTTGAGTCTTAATTTTTTCAAGGGAAGGGATCATGCTAATAATTCACTCCATGG GTACAAGGTTTTCATAAATCCTAGCATTAGTGATGTCCTTTGCACAGCAACAGCAGAGGCTCTTGCAATGGGGAAAATTGTCATTTGTGCAGAACATCCATCAAACGAGTTTTTCATGTCATTTCCAAACTGCTTGACATACAAAACTTCGGAGGAATTTGTCACCAGAGTGAAAGAAGCAATGGATAGAGAACCCCAACCTCTAACCCCAGAGCAAAGATACAACCTATCATGGGAGGCAGCAACCGAAAGGTTTATGGAGTACTCAGACCTTGACAAGGTTCTCAACGATGAGGTTGTTCAGCCTGGACAAGCCAGAACTAGAAACAAATCGAGAAGAACCTCACAGCCCAATTTGTCCGACATCATGGATGGTGGATTGGCGTTTGCTCATCGATGCCTAACTGGTAGCGAGGTCCTGAGGTTGGCAACAGGTGCCATTCCTGGCACTCGTGACTATGATAAGCAGCACTGTGTGGATATGGGCCTTTTGCCGCCTCAGGTCCAAAACCCTGTTTATGGCTGGTGA
- the LOC120704000 gene encoding digalactosyldiacylglycerol synthase 1, chloroplastic-like isoform X2 — MESQGAKEIPPLDLTEILANLVRQSEPFLDQLGVRRDQCDRLVDALYRKQNHSLSEDTSLLVNDNSSDELDLRIASVVQSTGYHADDCLWSEPAKYEVSSDNKRHVAIVTTASLPWMTGTAVNPLFRAAYLAKGTKQDVTLVVPWLCKSDQELVYPNSMTFSSPEEQETYIRNWLEERLGFESNFKISFYPGKFSKERRSITPAGDTSQFIPSREADIAILEEPEHLNWYHHGKRWTDKFNHVVGVIHTNYLEYIKREKNGALQAFLVKHINNWVTRAYCDKVLRLSAATQDLPKSIVCNVHGVNPKFLKIGEKITADRESGEPSFSKGAYFLGKMVWAKGYRELIDLMAKHKSDLEGFKLDVYGSGEDSHKVQSTARKLDLSLNFFKGRDHANNSLHGYKVFINPSISDVLCTATAEALAMGKIVICAEHPSNEFFMSFPNCLTYKTSEEFVTRVKEAMDREPQPLTPEQRYNLSWEAATERFMEYSDLDKVLNDEVVQPGQARTRNKSRRTSQPNLSDIMDGGLAFAHRCLTGSEVLRLATGAIPGTRDYDKQHCVDMGLLPPQVQNPVYGW, encoded by the exons ATGGAGTCTCAAGGAGCCAAG GAAATCCCTCCACTGGATCTAACTGAAATACTGGCAAATCTAGTAAGGCAGTCTGAACCATTTTTGGATCAACTTGGTGTACGAAGAG ATCAATGTGACAGGCTAGTGGACGCATTGTATAGGAAACAAAATCATTCCCTTTCAGAAGACACATCCTTGCTTGTAAATGATAACTCATCAGATGAACTTGACTTGAGAATCGCCAGTGTGGTTCAAAGTACTGGTTATCATGCTGATGATTGTCTCTGGAGTGAACCTGCAAAGTATGAGGTCTCATCAGACAATAAAAGACATGTGGCTATTGTCACCACAGCAAGCCTTCCTTGGATGACAGGAACAGCAGTTAATCCATTGTTCCGTGCAGCATATCTTGCAAAAGGTACCAAACAAGATGTGACTCTTGTAGTTCCTTGGCTCTGCAAATCAGACCAAGAACTAGTATACCCAAATAGCATGACCTTCAGTTCACCAGAAGAGCAGGAAACTTATATAAGGAACTGGCTAGAGGAAAGACTTGGCTTTGAATCAAACTTCAAGATATCATTCTATCCTGGCAAG TTCTCAAAGGAGCGGCGTAGCATCACTCCTGCTGGTGATACGTCTCAGTTCATTCCGTCAAGAGAAGCTGATATAGCAATATTGGAAGAACCAGAGCATCTCAACTGGTATCATCATGGGAAACGCTGGACTGACAAGTTCAACCATGTTGTTGGTGTAATTCATACAAACTACCTGGAATATATCAAGAGAGAGAAGAATGGAGCTCTTCAAGCTTTTCTAGTTAAACACATCAACAATTGGGTGACCAGAGCATACTGTGACAAG GTTTTGCGTCTTTCTGCAGCAACTCAAGATTTACCGAAGTCTATTGTCTGCAATGTTCATGGCGTAAACCCAAAGTTTCTGAAGATTGGAGAGAAAATTACTGCAGATAGGGAGAGTGGTGAGCCGTCATTTTCCAAGGGAGCATATTTTCTTGGGAAGATGGTTTGGGCCAAGGGTTATAGGGAACTGATAGATTTGATGGCTAAACATAAAAGTGACTTGGAAGGATTCAAGTTAGATGTATATGGAAGTGGTGAGGACTCGCATAAAGTTCAGTCTACTGCCAGGAAGCTGGATTTGAGTCTTAATTTTTTCAAGGGAAGGGATCATGCTAATAATTCACTCCATGG GTACAAGGTTTTCATAAATCCTAGCATTAGTGATGTCCTTTGCACAGCAACAGCAGAGGCTCTTGCAATGGGGAAAATTGTCATTTGTGCAGAACATCCATCAAACGAGTTTTTCATGTCATTTCCAAACTGCTTGACATACAAAACTTCGGAGGAATTTGTCACCAGAGTGAAAGAAGCAATGGATAGAGAACCCCAACCTCTAACCCCAGAGCAAAGATACAACCTATCATGGGAGGCAGCAACCGAAAGGTTTATGGAGTACTCAGACCTTGACAAGGTTCTCAACGATGAGGTTGTTCAGCCTGGACAAGCCAGAACTAGAAACAAATCGAGAAGAACCTCACAGCCCAATTTGTCCGACATCATGGATGGTGGATTGGCGTTTGCTCATCGATGCCTAACTGGTAGCGAGGTCCTGAGGTTGGCAACAGGTGCCATTCCTGGCACTCGTGACTATGATAAGCAGCACTGTGTGGATATGGGCCTTTTGCCGCCTCAGGTCCAAAACCCTGTTTATGGCTGGTGA